CAGGGCAGGAAGTTATAAATTCTGCAGGGTGACCGTAACAGAGGATTTACAGAAGGCTCTCGATGCAAAAATGATACTGGTCAACTGGGCAGGAACCTATGCGGAAAAAATAGGCATCAACAACCAGAAGATCGTGAGTTCAATCGGATTGAGCTACGACCGCAGTTACGATGAAATTTCCGTTCCTCTCGAGAACATCCTGCAGGGGGATAATACACTTTTCACCTATTCGGCAACAGACGGTCACGGGATAGAAGTCAACTGGCCGGGGATTGTATTGAAAATCCGTTATAGTGAACCGGTCGGCGTAGGGGAAAACGAGCCGTTCTTCGAGAATGGCCATGCTGCTGCATTCCGCCTGCTGGGAAATACTCCGAATCCATTCAATTCCACGACAGTCATATGGTATGAACTCGTATCGAGACAAAAAGTCAGCCTCACTGTCTATGATATCCAGGGGAAAAAAGTTGCTCTCTTTGTCGACAGCGTGCAGCCGAAAGGGATACATACCTCATTTATCGATGGGGGAAACCTGCCGACAGGTCTCTATTTTTACAGGCTTCGTGCTGACAATGGCGAGAAAACCGGAAAGATGATGCTGATAAAATAGTGCCAATTGTATTTAGCTTATCTGGTGACCCCCTGCAATCCATATCGTGGTGTTGAGTAACATTCTGATTATAAATAGAATGTTATCAAAATCTTCTGAAAATTCATATTCCAGTAAAAATGGACAGTGAACGAAAGAAGCTTTTCACGGGCTCCAAATCATTGTTCGGAGATGGAGACTTTCCTTCTCGCTGCGTTGTAAAGCAACGAGTTGGCGCGCAAAGGAAAGTATTATATCAAAGGTGTTCTGAAAAAAATGGAGGGTTACCAAAGGGGTTAATAACCATTGATATACATTGAACAAGAAGTTATATTTGATTTTCAGTATTTTATTGTAGTGCATTTTCTGTTCATATTAATAACATGGATTTTTATGTGAAGTTCTTGTATTTGTAATGCTGTTATCATTGAGCTGTATGGTATAGAAGCAGATAATAATTTTATATATGCTTACGGTTATCTGCACCATCGAATACCTCGGAGGCTGTCCATGAATATGCTCATGTTGCTTCTTATTCCTGTGATCGCATTTATTCTCGTTAAAAAAGGGATTATTAAATACACATGGATGACAAAATATCGTAAATATTCTATTGTTCTAATATTTATTGTGGCTGCAATCTTTACACCTCCTGATCCAGCAAGCCAGATTATTATGGCGATCCCGCTCTTACTTCTGTATGAAGTAAGTATTCTCGTCGTACGGATATCGGGGAAGAAAACACTTCTATGATTAAGGTATGATCTTTATAAGGAATAGAAATACATAATATATATTTGGTTATAGATATATTTTTCAAGATTGCATCCTCTTTTGAAATAAGCCTCTCAGTGTGCATAATCGGCGATCCCCCAAAATCCACCCTGAAATGTATTGTAATACATTGATTATAGAAAAAATAAAAATCATAAAAGCTGATGAATTTATAAACCCGTTGAAAAGCATCACGGTCACAACCGGTATTCGGATAAAGACAGGCACAAGGCACAAGGCACAAGGCAGAAGTGACTCCCCGGCTCACCTCCGTATACAATAGTAACTCTAAAGATTAAAGAGGGAACACAAAGATGATTCCCGAATCATTATTCGGGGATGGATACTTTTCTTCTCGCTGCATTGCAATGAGTGGGTGCGCAAAGGCAAGTATCATATCAAATGTGTTCTGAAAACAATGGGGGATCGTCAGCTCTGATAAAAGACTTGCCAGAACAGGCAGTTTATAGCTAATTTATAAAGTATGTGTGCCGTGGCGGTATCGCTGCGTTATTATGTAAACCATATGTCGACGGAGTCTGTTCTTTTGATAAATAAAAAGGAATATATGCCGTATCTGACCCGCAGTATCACTCCGTTTCTGCTCCATGTTCTGGCGGGCGTGCTCGTTTTTGCGTTTCTTTCACCATATCATGCCGATGGCAAGCAGCGGATTGTGAGAATACTGGTCACATCTCCGCATATTGGCGATAACCAGTACCGGCCGATCGCCGATGTGTTTGCCGGTTCTATCATCCGTGAACTCAACCGTTTTGGCGGCCTTGAAATCGTCCCCCGAGAGGAATCGGAGCGTTATCTCAAGGGAAAGGGGCTCCCCGAATGGGTCAACAACCGTGACATGGCGCTCGAGATAGGGGAGGCGCTCAAAGCGGATATTGTTATCTACTCGAGTATCGGCCGTAATTATGATTCCTTTGTATACAGCATCGCTTTCCTCGAGGTGGACCGTGATATCATACAGCGGATTCTGCACGGTGCATTCAGGGATTCCGATCCGCCTGAAACCATCGGCAAACAAATGAAGTACGAGATCAGCAAGATAACCATGTTCATACCGACGCCATCCGAGCTGTCCGATCCGGGTTCCCTTGTCCGGACGGAAACGGTCGATCCTGATAAACTCCCGCCGAAGGTGCTCCTCGAAGAATATCCGAACATGGGACGTTATGGAGCCATGGAACAGCTCCTGGCATATTACAGGGTATTCCCCGGCGAGCTTGAATTCATAAAATTCGAAGAGGGACGGACAATTACCCGCCTCCAGCTGCGCGACGATATGGATGAGGAACTCACGAAGCTTTTCGAGCGGTTCCGTTATTATGCCGATTTTGCGCTCCGGTACAACATGCAGGTTTATTTCATCAAAGACTGTTCGGTGAGGGCGGTCAATGTCCTCCTCGCCAACAAAATCCCCGTCCTGTACTCTCCCAACGGCGAGGGTTTGAGCGTTCTGGTCGGGTACGGCGGCCTGAGACCGGACGGTTACAGTTATTTTTTCCCGTTCGGCAGCGATCCCTTCGAATCGTATGACTTCACCCACCGTCAGCGTGTCGCGGTCATGATCATTCTTCCCAAACCCGGCAGGAAAGGCGGTATTTCAAAGCAGTATCTCGAATCCGCCGTCGGGCGCTACCGTGATGAATGGAACAAGACCCCGACGCTCGTCGAGATCAAGGAAGGATTCCTTGACATCATCGCCACGGGCCTCGATTGAGCGGGAAAACAGTTGTTTTATACATGATGGTGTATTGACTTTATACCCATTCTCATGACAACACGGTTTACATGAAATAATGTATGCTTTATGTCAACCGGGATTATATATTTTCCATGAATTATTGAATATTGTCGAAGGCAAGACGGTATTTTGATGTTAATAAATTAACAACAAAATGGTTTGTTGATCATAAAATGAAATATATGATCGACAAATTACCTGTAGTGCTCTTGGTCATCTTCATGGGTTATGTTCAATTTCCTCGTATTTTCATATACCGTTGTAAACCAGCGGAGGTTTTCCTCACGGTCATCCGTTCTCCGGGAGCAGCACCATGGTATATGGGTTTTCCGTGCATACCTGCAGAGGAAAAGGGGCGGGCATAACTGGCCGTATTATTTTCATGCTGGCTTTAGTGCTCGTTCTCATCCTGCCATGCCGCGCGTTTCCTGAGCCTCTGTGGATTTTTTTCAGCGAAAGGCCCTCCCGGGGCATCGACGATCCGCTGCCGGCTGGCCTCATCGGCGAGATAGAGCGCACGGGCGCCCGTATCAGGACAGTCTCACGGTATTTCAATGCGGTTTCGGTTGACTGGGAGGGCGATAAGGGGACGCTGGAGCATCTCTCCGGTGTTGCTTCCGTCCGCCCGGTGCGTTCGATGGGGACGATTCAGCGCATTCCGGAAGAACATCGCCTCGAAAAAGCCGCATCAACCGCAAACCGCGGCCTCCATGTCCTCAATTACGGCATATCTCTCGAACAGCTCGACATCCTCGGCATACCCGGTCTCCATGACCGCGGATACAGCGGTAATGGTGTTACCATCGGTGTCCTCGATACGGGCTTCGACATTGGTGATACAGGGTGTCTCGGGGGTGTCCGTATAACTCATACGCGGAATTTTGTCAGGGGCGGGGAGGACGTAACCGGCGATGATCACGGCAGCAGGGTACTCGCGTGTCTCGGCGGAGTTCTGGACGGCGAGTATTACGGGGCAGCGTACGGTGCCGCCTTTGTGCTTGCGGTGACTGATAACCTGTTGACTGAACAGCGCGCCGATGAGGATCGCTGGGTTGCCGGAGTGGAATGGTGCGACAGCCTCGGCGTTGATATCGTTTCCTCGTCGCTTGTTTACAACATCTTTGATACTCCGGAAGAAAGCTATGCAAAATCCGATATGGACGGCCGGACTTCGCTGGTCGCCAGGGCTGCGGAGATCGCCTTCTCCCGCGGTATTCTCGTGGTGAATGCGGCCGGCAACGAGGGCGGAAACTCATGGCATATCATCACCACCCCCGCCGATGCGGAGCATGTGCTTGCGGTCGGCGCGATCAGCTATCTCGACAGCAGCAATCCTGTCATCAGCGTCTTTTCCTCACGGGGTCCCACGGCGGACGGCAGAATCAAACCCGACATCGTCGCGCCGGGAGTTTCCGTCCGCGTTCCCCAGATAGGGAGTACCGGCTTTTATGTGTCGGTTAATGGCACTTCGTTCGCCACACCATTCATTTCCGGGCTGTGCGCCCTGTTGATGGAAGCCCATCCGGACTGGTCTATAACCGATATCGGACGGGCGCTCAAGTATTCCGCCATCGATCTCGGCGATCCGGGACCCGACAACAATTACGGCTGGGGGCTTCCCGATGCCGTTCAGGCGCTCAGCTATGTTCCTGCCGGTGTTTCCTCCGGCGAAGACCTGTCACATGGCACAGATGGGAACAACTCTACCCGTGCTGATACGAATCCCATTGTTTTTAAGCTAAGCCCTCCGTTCCCGAATCCGTTCAACGCCTCGGTAACCATACCGTTCACTGTCCTTTCCGCGACGCATGTATCGGTTACGGTTCATGATGTTACAGGCCGCAGTATTGCCACGATATGGGACAATCCGGCTTCACCGGGGATATACAGCGCTGTCTGGAACGGCGGGGACTGCGCTTCGGGCGTATACCTTGTCCGGGCATCGGCCGGAGCTGAAAACCTCACCAGAAAAATCCTTCTTGTGAAATAGACATACCTTTCCCGTACGACGATCCGGCAAAAAAGAGCGTATTTTCTATAATACGGACCGGTGTATCACTTGTCTTGTGCCCCGCGGGCTCTTTGCAGCTTTTCATGCAAACGTGTAATAAATATTACTTGACAAATGTATCATTATATGCTATAATGTACATGCCGGTGGATTTGAAAAGCGAACTGGTAAGATGGAAATCGAAAAAATTGTATTTTTTATAGAAGTACTGGCAGTATAACACGGGGATTTCGCTGCGATGGAGAACGGGAATGTATGTGTTTGAACAACAGGTGTATTACGATAATCAAGCGGAAGATATGAACAACGGATATGGATACGATAATAAGCTCTATGGAAGGCTCGCTTCATATTACCTGTCCGGATGTGAGCATGAACGGATAGTTGCAACTCCATGCCGGGCACTCAGTTCGTATGAGGAGAAATGTGTGTCGCGTGATTTGCAGTTTTTAGAAAATATTTCAGGGGATATTATTATGGACGATGACTGTGAATATCCCGAAATTCTTAAGCGGTATCTCGGAAACAGCCATCCGGAAATCCTCTTCTACATGGGAGAGAAGGCCATTCTCCGACAGCCCATGATCATGATCTCCGGTTCCCGTGAGGCATCCGTGACCGGGCTTGAGATTGCCCATGCATGCGGGAAACTGATAACTGCACGGGGATATGCGGTTGCCAGCGGGTATGCC
This window of the bacterium genome carries:
- a CDS encoding S8 family peptidase, with protein sequence MVYGFSVHTCRGKGAGITGRIIFMLALVLVLILPCRAFPEPLWIFFSERPSRGIDDPLPAGLIGEIERTGARIRTVSRYFNAVSVDWEGDKGTLEHLSGVASVRPVRSMGTIQRIPEEHRLEKAASTANRGLHVLNYGISLEQLDILGIPGLHDRGYSGNGVTIGVLDTGFDIGDTGCLGGVRITHTRNFVRGGEDVTGDDHGSRVLACLGGVLDGEYYGAAYGAAFVLAVTDNLLTEQRADEDRWVAGVEWCDSLGVDIVSSSLVYNIFDTPEESYAKSDMDGRTSLVARAAEIAFSRGILVVNAAGNEGGNSWHIITTPADAEHVLAVGAISYLDSSNPVISVFSSRGPTADGRIKPDIVAPGVSVRVPQIGSTGFYVSVNGTSFATPFISGLCALLMEAHPDWSITDIGRALKYSAIDLGDPGPDNNYGWGLPDAVQALSYVPAGVSSGEDLSHGTDGNNSTRADTNPIVFKLSPPFPNPFNASVTIPFTVLSATHVSVTVHDVTGRSIATIWDNPASPGIYSAVWNGGDCASGVYLVRASAGAENLTRKILLVK
- a CDS encoding twin-arginine translocase subunit TatC, producing the protein MNMLMLLLIPVIAFILVKKGIIKYTWMTKYRKYSIVLIFIVAAIFTPPDPASQIIMAIPLLLLYEVSILVVRISGKKTLL